The genomic DNA GTTGGGCCTCGTCGGCTGGACCCGTCGGCTGGCCCCGTCGGCTGGCCCCTCGGATGAACTATCGGATGAACCGTCAGATGAACCCGTCGGCTGGACAGGTCAGGGTGTCGCCGCCGGTCCCGCGATGTCGCCGGGCCGCGGCCGGGCGGCCCGCCACACGCCGGCGCCCGAGCCGTCCGTCGCCACGACCACGTCGTCGCCGTCGCCGTCGCCGTCGCCGTCGCCGTCGCCGTCGCCGTCGCCCACGATGGCCAGGGCGACCGGCGCGCCGGGAAACCGTCCTACGACCGCCGCGGAGCGTCGATTCACCTGCCAGAGCGCGCTGCCCGAGGTGCCGTCGCCGGGGACGAGCGCGTACGCCGTGTCGGCTCCGGCGACCGCCGCCGCGACCGGCCCACGATCCGTCGCGAGGCCGGGCAGGACGATCGGCGCTCGCGCCCCCGGCGAAAGGTTGGTCGCGAGGCCGGTCGAGAGGCCGGTCGAGAGGCCGGGCGTGGGGCCGGTCGCGAGGCCGGACCCAACCGCGGGGGCACCGACCCCGCCCGACAGGGGGCCGACTCCACCCCCCCAAGACACCCACCGCGCCCCCGAGGTCCAGCCACCATGCGGCCGGGCCTGCCCCGACCCGGCCGACCAGGAGGCAGGCCGCCGTGTTGCATCCCACCGCCAGCGCCTGACCATCGACCTGCGCGCGCTCCGCCGCCGGCCCCGGCCCCCCGCTGCGTTCCAGCGACGCGAACGGCAGCGGCACCGCGCGGGCGGTGGCCCCCACGAGCAGCCAGGCAACGGGCCGGTTGCGCACCCCGTCCGTGAGGTCCGTGACCCACCCGGCGATGACGACCGCGGCGCCTGACGTGGCGACGCCCTCCGGCGTGGGCAGCACGGTCGGCGTGCCGGCCAGGGCCGGCCGGGTCGGCTCCTCCCGGACCCACCGGGCTCCCTCGGGGTGCCACAGTGCGATGTCGTTGCCCCGCCCGCCCGCACCCTCCCACGTACCGACCAGCAGGGGCGCTGCTCCGGCGGGGACACCGATCCCGCTCATCGATACCGCCTGCTGACCACCGAACGTCTCGAAGGGCTGCGGCTGCTCCACCAGGCCGGCGGTGCTGCCGCGCCAGACGGTCCAGCGGACGTTGCCGTGCGCGCCGCCCCGGGCGCCCCCGAGCGCGACGACGTCGCCGGCCGCGGCGGCCATGGCCTGCCAGCGGGCCTGTGGGGCATGCCCGGAGATGGCCTGCAGCGGGACCGGCGGGAGCGACGTCGGACGCGCGGGCGCGTTCTGTCGAGCTCGGGCGGACCCGGCGGGTCCGGCGGGGTTGGTGCCGTCCCGCCGGGACTCATCGGTCCACCAGGTCAGGCCGACGGGCGTGGCCGTGTCCCCGGCGTACCGGCCGATGAGCAGCCCCGGCGGCACGGCGGTCACGGCGGTCACGGCGGTCACGGTGACGACCACACCCTCGCCGGGCAGGCCCACCCGTTCCCACTCCCACCCCCCGGCAGCCGGCGCATGGGCCGTCGCGGCGGAGGGACCCCTCCCGGCCGGCGCGCCGAGGCAGGCCCCGAGGGCCGCAGCGCAGAGGGCGGTGACCGCCACCAGGCGACGCCGGCCCGACCGGGTATGCCGGCCGGTCCCTCGGGCGGGGGCGGCCCGACGCACGGTCGCCCACTCGTCGAGGCGAGGACGCCCGGGGGTGGCCATGCGCCATGATGGCCCGCCGCATACCGTGACGGCCATGCCCAGCTCGGACCATTGGAAGGGCGCCTGGAACAGACGTACGCCGGGGCGGTGCCCGCGCCGAACGTTCCCCGGTGGGCGGCTCCGGCACCCCAGCCCAGGACCGTCCTCGTCGCCGCGGGCCTGGCCCGGGACCTGGGCCTAGACACGGCGGAGCTGGCGGCGCGGCCGGAGATCCTCGCGGGCGGCGTCGATGACACGGTGCCCACCTTCGCGCAGGACTACGCGGGCCTGCACCTTCCCCGGCTGCGACCGGCCGCCGTCCTGGTGCGAAGCCCACCGCCTGCGCGAATGGCAAGCCGACCTCGGCGAAACCACGTCGACCAACTCACCCTGCTCTGCACCCGCCACCACCCCGACATCCACGCCCGCCGCCTCCGGGGCGAACTCATCAACGGCCGCGTCCACCGGAAACCACGACAATGACCCTCCCCCAGATGACCGACGTCGGCCAAAGCACCCCGCCGCGGGCAGCGCGCCTCGCCCGACCGCGCACCGGGCTGCGATGCTGCCCGCTAAACCTGCGGGCGGGGGCTCAGATCCGGTCATCGGCAGCGCAAGGCGAGGTCGGCGAGGGCGGCGTCCACGTCGGCGAACCCTCGCCAGCCACAACCCGAGGGTGCGGCGCCAGGGCGCGCGGGCGTACCGTCTGCCGTTCGCTCCGCCACGCCGGCTGGAATCTCAGGTCAGCCGGTGCGACCTCAGCTCGGCTACCAACCGTGCCTGATGACGCAGGATGTGGTGCCGCTCTGGGGGTTTTCGGGTCCCACCGCGCGGAGCGCGTCTTCGGATCTCGCCAGGTCGGCGACCAGGTGCCGCAACCGTGCGCGGCTGGGGGGCGCGTGCGGTGCCGTCGTCATAGCCCCACGCTTACCGATAAGCCTGGAGACCAGCTGAATTCGGACTGAGTGTTCACCATGCGAACAGCCCCCTGGTCTGCCTGCACGCACGGGCTGCCGTGGCGGTGCTGCGCTCCCTAGGCTCTCCCCATGCCGATCTCCGCGAGCGACCGTCCCCACCTGCTTCGTGCCGTTGAACTCGCCGAGACGGCGCTCGCCGCCGGCGACGAGCCGTTCGGATCGGTGCTGGTCGGCGCCGATGGAACGGTGCTTTTTGAGGACCACAACCACGTCGGTGGCGGCGACCACACGCAGCATCCGGAGTTCGCGATCGCCCGATGGGCCGCCGCGCACCTGGCGCCGCCGGAGCGCGCCGCGGCGGTGGTCTATACCTCGGGCGAACACTGCCCGATGTGTTCGGCGGCGCACGGCTGGGTCGGGCTGGGCCGCATCGTCTACGCCGCGTCGTCGGCCCAGCTCGGCGAGTGGCTCACCGAGCTCGGCGTACCCGCCCCGCCCATCAACACCGTGCCGATCCACCAGATCGTGCCTGGAGTGGTCGTGGACGGACCCGACCCGGACCTCGCAGAGCGCGTCCGTGGGCTGCACGAGGCGCGCTTCCGCTGAACCCCGATCCGGGGAACCGTTGATCGCCATACCACCGGCACTCGGCGTTTCACCCGGACCTGCGCACCGCGACGATGTCCGTTCACGACCTGCGCGTTTGGTGCCACGGCACCCTTTGGGCAGGTCACGAACGGTCGTTCGGCCGGGCCGTGGGGCCCGGTGTGACGTACCGTCCCGAGCACCCCTGGCGTAACGTGCCGCCCATGCAGCCCGCCACCCCCGCCGCCGACGCTCCCCGCGCAGGCACCGCGCTCGGCGGGCTGGAGCACAGCTACGCCGAGGCCGTCCCGGCGCTCTCGGTGCCGTTCCGGGCCGAGCCGGCGCCCGCCCCCCGACTCCTGGTGCTGAACGACGCCCTGGCTGCCGACCTGGGCCTCGACCCCGCCGCCCTGCGGGCCGATCCGGCGCTGCTCACCGGCCAGCTGCCGGCGGACCACCCGACGTACGCCCAGGCCTACGCGGGCCACCAATTCGGCTCCTACCAGCCGCAGCTCGGCGATGGCCGGGCGGTGCTGCTCGGCGAGCTGGGTACGCCTGGCGGGGGCCGCGTGGACCTGCATCTCAAGGGGTCGGGCCGCACCCGGTTCTCGCGGGGCGGCGACGGCAAGGCGGTCATCGGGCCGATGCTGCGGGAGTACGTCATCGGCGAGGCGATGCACGCCCTCGGCATCCCGACGACCCGCGCCCTGTCGGTGGTGGCCACCGGTGAGCCCGTGCTCCGCCGCAGCCCCGAGCCCGGCGCCGTCCTGTGTCGGGTCGCGGCCAGCCACCTGCGGGTGGGCACGTTCCAGTACGCCGCGTCCACCGGCGACCGCGAACTGTTGCAAGCGCTCGCGGATTACGCCATCGCCCGGCACTACCCCAGCGCCGCCGAGTCCGCCCAGCCGTACCTCGCCCTGCTCCGCGCGGTGGTCTTGGCCCAAGCCGACCTCGTCGCCCGGTGGATGCTCGTCGGCTTCGTGCACGGCGTGATGAACACCGACAACATGACGATCAGCGGCCAGACCATCGACTACGGCCCCTGCGCGTTCCTCGACCGGTTCGCCATGGACACGGTGTTCAGCTCGATCGACCTCGGCGGCCGGTACGCCTACGGGAACCAGCCGTCGGTCGCCCTGTGGAACCTCGCCCGCTTCGCCGAAACGCTCATCCCGCTGCTGGTCGGCCCGGCAGACCCGACAGACCCGGCCGACGAGGCGGCGCACCGCACCGGCGCGGACGCCGCCGTCGAGGCCG from Austwickia sp. includes the following:
- a CDS encoding YdiU family protein; its protein translation is MQPATPAADAPRAGTALGGLEHSYAEAVPALSVPFRAEPAPAPRLLVLNDALAADLGLDPAALRADPALLTGQLPADHPTYAQAYAGHQFGSYQPQLGDGRAVLLGELGTPGGGRVDLHLKGSGRTRFSRGGDGKAVIGPMLREYVIGEAMHALGIPTTRALSVVATGEPVLRRSPEPGAVLCRVAASHLRVGTFQYAASTGDRELLQALADYAIARHYPSAAESAQPYLALLRAVVLAQADLVARWMLVGFVHGVMNTDNMTISGQTIDYGPCAFLDRFAMDTVFSSIDLGGRYAYGNQPSVALWNLARFAETLIPLLVGPADPTDPADEAAHRTGADAAVEAVTEVLGDFGPRYQATAAAGMAAKLGLPAPDDALAEDLLALLAAQRVDFTSFFRALAGGMARELFAEPTAYDAWAVRREAALPTDPDARAAIAAAMNRVNPLYIPRNHRVEEALAAATGGDLAPVRRLVAAVSQPYVERADLADLAGPAPDDAGPYVTYCGT
- a CDS encoding nucleoside deaminase, whose translation is MPISASDRPHLLRAVELAETALAAGDEPFGSVLVGADGTVLFEDHNHVGGGDHTQHPEFAIARWAAAHLAPPERAAAVVYTSGEHCPMCSAAHGWVGLGRIVYAASSAQLGEWLTELGVPAPPINTVPIHQIVPGVVVDGPDPDLAERVRGLHEARFR